TAGCAGTGTTGAGAAAATAATGGAAATTGACGAGCATATTGGTTGTGCGATGAGTGGATTAATTGCAGATGCTCGTACACTTGTTGAACATGCACGAGTTGAAACACAGGTAACTTAAGCATCAATTATTAACATTAGTTTATAGttgattataaaccgatttgttacGATTTAATGctgattttagtttttttttttttttttttttcattttagaaTCATAGGTTTTCGTACGGTGAACCGATGACTGTCGAGTCAACTACTCAAGCCCTTTGTGATCTGGCACTGCGATTTGGTGAAGGAGAAGAAGAATCCATGGTTAGCAATTCCATTTATtactactttttatttttatttaaggaTCTGAATTATTATTTTCCCTTTTTTTTAACAGTCATCAAGACATTAACTAACATGTtcatttttttattgtttttttttttttttttgcagtctcGGCCTTTTGGGGTATCTCTGCTTATTGCAGGCCACGATGAAAATGGTCCCAGCCTGTAAGTACCAATAATTTATCTGGGTCATTTCTTAATGTACCGCTATTGCCATTTATCTGTCTATAGCATACAAGTTTTCAGTCAAAATCAGTCATAGTCAAATTTGGTCAACATCAGAGTACTCCCCGAGTTACCATTTTTTCAACCATGATAGAATTcattcattgtttacaacaaaggAAGAAACAAGTTCAGTGTTACACTTCATAATATATGTTTAACTTCTTTTCCACTTTATAATGCAAACTAATATACTCTATGTGGAATATATATCTTACCTATTTATGTTGCAGACAAAGTTAGTTTAAAGGTGTGTGTTATATGTAGATACTATACGGATCCTTCTGGAACATTTTGGCAATGCAATGGAAAAGCTATAGGCTCAGGTTCTGAAGGTGCTGACAGCTCTCTGCAGGAGCAATATAACAAGGTGATGAATATAATCATTTTTCTAAAAGCATTTTGACTTTCATTGACTGAGATACTTGATTACTGAATACTGATTGTGTGATTTTTATCATATGTGTATTTGCAGGACTTGACACTAAAAGAAGCTGAAACAATTGCTCTTTCGATCCTGAAACAAGTCATGGAAGAAAAGGTCAGTATTGTAATTTCCATAAGTTGAGTCCTCTAGCAATTAATAGGGGTGTTCATCAGTTCAGTTTCTTTAGTTTATTCGGTTCACTTGGTTCAGTTCCGATAAATTTTTGGAAGAAAAACCGAAAAATGGAACCGAATTTAATTTCAAAACCGAAAATGAACCAAAAGCCGAATTTGGTTAGAccgaataaatcaaaaaatcataagTTAACCATTATATAATCGTAATAAATCGATTTTAAATTTGGTTTTTGTCTATATATATTACTAacaaattaatatattatttgttgaATTTGGTTAAACTGAAATAAAAATACTCGAACCGATGAATTGTTCTATCAAGTCTCATTTGTCATGCCTAATCAAAATATCAAATTATAGCCTTGTTTTTAACCTTTAGTAAATACCTAATTTCTATAATCCTTTTTATGACGTGTAACCTTCTATGTATAAAAGCTCCTCGCATAGTTGCATGTAATAAGCTGAATTTAATCTTGACTATTGACttacatttttttatttatatgCAATTGGAAGGTGCTTTGTTAACAAGTAAGATTTTACGTCTTAAAAAAATTGTTTTGAGTTCAGGTAACTCCAAACAATGTCGATATTGCGAAGGTTGCTCCTACTTATCACTTGTATACACCGGCTGAAGTTGAAGCTGTTATCAGCCGCTTATGAAATGGGAGTCTTCTTATTCACAAGTTGTAGACGGTCTTCATTTGGTTTCCTTCGACATGTATTCTGTACTAGATTACTATGATTTTATTATGCTTTTCTTATTTGTTATGGCATTTGGACACAAGATCTTTTCTATGTTTGAGACTCATCATGAAATTAATGTTGGAGACCTAAAACTTGATTTAAATTTTAAAGAATGTTCCCCGGTTTCTTCTTGACATTGTGCATTCAACTCTCTCTGGGGAGGAAATTTGTTAGACTTGTCCCTGGAtgatgttaaaaaaaaataaaaaattgttaagacttgtgttATAACAAAATAAATTCTGAATGTTGGGGTTAGATAAGCTGAAGTCCTGTTTCTAGACAACTTATGTCACATCTAGGTAAACCAACAAACAGAAATTCATGTATGCCCTTCGCTAATTGCTAGTACGCATACGTTATTTTGGGCAAGGATGAGTTAAAATTCCGAAAAACCAAAATCGAATCGGTACTAGCACCGAAGATTGTGCTGACAGGGGTTCTTTTTCGGTTCTTGGTTTTGAGACTAGGTGTCGGTATCGGTTAGGTTTGTGAAACCGAATTAGGAAAGTGAATTATGGAAGCTGTAAATATACGTTTTCGTAAGTATATGT
This genomic stretch from Rutidosis leptorrhynchoides isolate AG116_Rl617_1_P2 chromosome 11, CSIRO_AGI_Rlap_v1, whole genome shotgun sequence harbors:
- the LOC139876867 gene encoding proteasome subunit alpha type-5-like translates to MFLTRTEYDRGVNTFSPEGRLFQVEYAIEAIKLGSTAIGLKTKEGVVLAVEKRITSPLLEPSSVEKIMEIDEHIGCAMSGLIADARTLVEHARVETQNHRFSYGEPMTVESTTQALCDLALRFGEGEEESMSRPFGVSLLIAGHDENGPSLYYTDPSGTFWQCNGKAIGSGSEGADSSLQEQYNKDLTLKEAETIALSILKQVMEEKVTPNNVDIAKVAPTYHLYTPAEVEAVISRL